ACCATTAAGAAATGTTTGGACTCTATCATCAGCATCGAAATCGTAGGTTGCGAGGCGATCCTGCATTCATTTAACGAACGAGACTCATTGGCACTTTCACTTTACTAACAGCGTAACTTAAAAACCTCCAACACCACTTGATCTTGTGGGTTGGAGGTTTTTTAAGTTGTTCGTTACCGATGTTCATTTAGATATAACGCGCTTGGATGACGTTAAGATGATGCTGCGCATGACCGGCTACAATATATGCTAGGGCACGCGCTGACATCGCCGAGCTGTTCGAAACGCCAAGACGCGGCCAAGCGGCTTCTTGAATCGTTGTTAACAATGTGAACGTCGCTTGCCGCACAGCTTGGAAATCACGCAAAAGATCTGCGACAGCAATGTCATCGAAGGCGGCATTCGCGATAAATACATCTTGATCAAATCCAGGGAGATTCGTCGTATCACCACGAGCAATACGCAGCATCCTGTAGCTCATTACGCGCTCTGTATCCGTGATGTGACCTAAGAGTTCCTTCAAACTCCACTTGCCCGGCGCATACCGCAGCAGCGCTTGTTCGTCTGTCATTTGGGCATATATCGCTACGATCTCATCAAGTTGACTTTGTAAAAAGGCTTGATAATCACCTTCAGGAACTTGACTAATGTAGCCTTCGAAATAAGGCGAGTATTCTTCATGATTAGGTCTCTTCAGCATAAGTTAAACATCCTCTCCTAAATAAAAATTTATGTAGATGATATTCCTATTAACAATATCATATACCATGGACAGGTAAATGAAAACGAACAAAACCCAGCCTCCGCTTAGGAAGATTGGGTTTTGTCCGTTTATATTTGATTACTGCTTACGCTCAAGCAGCCAAATTTTACTTTGGAAGTCTCCGTGAAGACCAGCAACCGGAAGACCAGCATACAGCAAATGATCACCAGGATATTCGCCTGGAATGCCTGCGATCTGGTAGTCGAACTCTGGGTTCAGCCCTTTGAGGCGCAGCGTTTTGGTCGCAGCGTTCGCTTCCGCCAGAACACGGAAATAAGCCACCATCGCTTGGGATTTATCTTCGGACACAATCATCCAAGCCGTTTCATTGCCTTCGAAGGGGCTAAGCAGACGGTACATATCGCCAAACTGAACCAACGGACGAAGCTGCTTATAATCGGCAATTTGCTTTTTGACGATTTCTTTCTCCTCGTCGGTGAACACCGTGAGATCAAGTTCATAGCCGAAGTTTCCTGACATAGCCACATCGCCGCGCATTTCCAAGGATGTATTCCGGTGTACTTGATGGTTCGGCACTGCGGAAACGTGTGCTCCCATGGAACTAATTGGGTAAACGATGCTTGTTCCATACTGAATTTTCAAGCGAGAAATCGCATCGGAATTATCGCTTGTCCACGTTTGCGGCATGTAATGCAGCATTCCTGGATCAAAGCGTCCGCCACCGCCAGAACAACTTTCGAATAAAATATGTGGAAATTCCGTTGTTAATTTCTCTAATACGCCATACAACCCCAACATGTACCGATGAGCCGTTTCGCGTTGTCTTTCCGGAGGAAGCGCTGCGGAACCAATCTCAGTCATGTTCCGGTTCATATCCCATTTGATATAAGTGATCGGAGCACTTTGGAGAATTCTGCGAATCATCGCTGTAATTTCTTCACACACGTCTGCGCGGGAGAAATCCAAAATCAACTGCTGACGCCCCTCCGTGCGGCGGCGGTCTGGCACATGCAGACACCAATCCGGGTGTTTCCGGTACAAGTCGCTGTCTGGTGAAACCATTTCAGGCTCAAACCAAAGTCCAAACTCGAGCCCAAGATCATTAACTCTTGCTACGAGATCTTCCAACCCGTTCGGCAGCTTGGTTTTATCGACAACCCAATCCCCCAATGAACTGTTGTCGCTGTCGCGCTTGCCAAACCAACCGTCATCTAGTACGAATAACTCGATGCCCAGCTCTTTGCCTGCTTTGGCGATACTTTCAATTTTGTCCGCATTAAATTGGAAATAAGTAGCTTCCCAGTTGTTCACAAGTACGGGTCTTACACGGTCGCGGAATTCTCCACGGCTGAGTCGAGTCCGATAAAGCTTGTGATAGGATCTCGACATGTTGCCGAGCCCCTCGCTGGAGTAAACCATGACAGCTTCTGGTGTTTGAAACTGTTGGCCCGACTCCAGCAGCCAACTGAAATCGAAGGAATTGATCCCCATGGAGACGCGGGCCGTTCCATAGGGTCCAACTTCCGCATGCGCAGCGAAATTGCCGCTGTATACAAGGCTGAACCCATACACATCACCATGATCCTCACCGGCATCTTTGGATAGCAGCGCCACAAAAGGATTATGCTGATGACTGCTGGAGCCGCGGCGGCTTTCCACCGTTAATGTACCCGGAGCCAGCGGTCGTCTAACGATATCGCGCTCTCTGACCCATGCGCCCGAAAGCTGCAGCAGATCGAAGTCGCCATGCTCAAAGTCAACGCTTGCACTGTATGCGCGAAGCAACTTGAGCGAAGCTGAACCTTCGTTGACAAAACGAACGGATCGCGTAATAGCTGCATGATCTTTGAAAATCGTATAAGAAAGAAACACTCTAAGTCCAATCAGCTTGTCCACTAATTCAAGTTCAAGTGTTTGAGCTTCGTCGTCACTCTCAACATAAGTAGCTGGAAGACCTTCGAGAGCAGGTTTGCCCGGAATAATTCGATGATTCTCATAGACGAGTTCAGTAATCGTAGATCCATTCGGCAGTGCGACCTGGTAAGCTGGTTCACGATAGTCGCTTGTTCCATAAGCAGGATATTCCTGGGGAAGCGTGTCAAATGTAATTTTGCGATCTTCCACAATCGGATTCGGATGAAAGGAACATCTTTCTTTATATTGAATGATTGTGCCTAGTTGGCCAGGTCTTATAGGGCGTCCCCAGTAAACATGTGCTGGATAAGCCTGATGAATGAGTTGAATCACATAACTCATCTGTTTGTTCTGTAAATGAAAGATCCCTTGTGTAGGTTCAAATGAAATTTGCATAGTTAAATCCCTCCTATCTTCTATTATCTTACCCTTGCTGGAACAAAACTATGGAGGATATGCACCTACATATGGAGAAATGTAGTTTTAATCGCTATGCTGCATTTCCATGTAAATAAGCCCCCTCCGAGTCTAATAGACTTCGAAGAGGGCTTTGCCATCAACCGAATTTGTACGTCATGCCATATCCGCCCTTGGGATAAACCCAATCAATGTTGTAGGATGGACAGGCTATTCGGCACGTTCCGCATTCGATGCAGTTTTCGTAGGCCACTGTCGTGATTTTGAGTATCTTTTCCCATTCATACACATCCGACGGACAAAAATAATTACAGTCCTTGGTGGTACAATTCAAGCAAGTCTGTGTATCTTTAATGACGAGGTGCGACTTATCGTCGCATTTGTAACGAATGGTAAACAATTTATCTGAAATGTCGCATGGGCTCATCCGTTCATCGCCCTCCATCCTTTGTAGCCGAGTTTCATTAAATTAACCGTGCCGCCTGCCGCATTTTTAATCAGCTTCATGGCCATTTTCTGCTTATCCGCTTTGGTAATTCCATCCACAAGGAACATGTTGTAGGCCGCCTCATTCAATGCTCTTGGCAATTTATCAAATAACAGTTCAGGGTCCTGCTGCTTGAGGAATTGGTGCATGCCTTTATATTTCTGCAAATCTTTATGCACAAAGGAAGCCTTAATTTTCTCATCATAAGCATGCAGAGAGACTGCTGAGAAATCTCCCCGCTCCTTGGCTTCCACAATCGCCTCGCCGGCTAAACGACCTGAGGTCATCGCTAAATTCGTCCCTTCCCGATGGACAAAATTAATCAATTGGGCGGCATCGCCACAGACGCACCAACCTTCGCCGGATAACGGCGGGATCGAGTGAAAGCCTCCTTCGGGAATCAAATGCCCAGAGTATTCCTTCGTTTCACCTCCTTGAATTAATTTACGAATCATCGGGTGCTGTTTCACCGCATCCAACACAGCGTACGGCTTTACTTTTTTATCGCGTAGATGATTCACCATTACACCGACGCCTAAGGAAATCGTGTCCTTATTCGTATACAAAAACCCCATGCCCGCCATCCCGAGCGAAGTTTCGCCCATGAATTCAATCGTAACGCCTTCATCGCCTTCAAGACCAAAACGATCCTCGATTTTCTCGCGCGGCAAGGCTATCACTTCTTTCACGGCCAAGGATACCTCATCCGGCATCCACTCCTTATGAATGCCCATCGCCTTGCCCAGCAAGGAGTTGACGCCATCCGCTATAACAACAACATCGGCGTAGAGATCACCGTCTTCCCGGTCCGTTCGAACACCTACAACCCTGTTTCCTTCCCGAATCACATCAAGCGCAACAGTTTCATAAATAGGAATGGCTCCAGCTGCAACAGCTTTCTCGGCAAACCATTGATCAAACTTCACCCGCAAACCAGTAAAGCAGTTATAGGGTTCCTTATAAGCCTCATTGCGGTGTCCAAACGTGACCATGGATTCTTTGCCCATCATCCAGATTCGCTGCTCCACAATATATCGTTCCATCGGAAAATTCTTTTCTTTCCAAAACTCGGGAACGAGCTCTTCAATTTGCTTGCGATAGAGGACGCCGCCAAAAATATTTTTGGCTCCTGGGAACTCCCCTCTTTCCAAAAGCACAACAGATAAGCCCGCTCGCGCCATCGTTAATGCTGCTGCTGCCCCTGCCGGTCCTCCGCCAACAACGATGGCATTGAATTTCTCATTCATTTGGCTTCACTCCTCTCCAACGCATCGGCTGACAATGAGTTCTCGGCGCTACCAACCTTGATGCCAAATAAGGTGCGTCGCTGCCGAATCTCTTCGGCAATCGCCGGTACGATTTTGAAGAGGTCGCCGACAATGCCATAGTGCGCAAATTGAAAAATAGGCGCTTTTTCATCTTTATTTATGGCGACGACCACATCCGCATGGCTCATGCCAACGGTATGCTGCACGGCTCCTGAAATCCCGATGGCAAAATATAGCTTTGGCCTCACCGTTGCACCAGTCTGACCGACCTGGTGTTCATGCCCGATCCAACCTGCGTCAACAGCGGCACGCGAGGCGCCTACGACGCCGCCGAGCGCGTCCGCCAGGTCAGCGAGCAGCCCGAATGCATCGGGACCGCCAAGTCCGCGGCCGCCTGCGACGATAATCTCGGACTCCTCGAGATTGAGCTTGCCGGTTTCGCGCAGGAAGTCGAGGACCTGCGCGGCGATCTCTTCCTCGCGCATCGTCGCCTCGATGCGCACGATTTCGCCCTCCCGCGCGGCATCCTTCGGCAGCGCTTGAAAGACGCCGGCGCGGGCTGTCGCCATCTGCGGTCGGTATTGTTTGCAGAGGATGGTGGCCATCATCTTCTCGGAGAAAGCCGGCCGGCTGGCCAGCAGCAGCCTTGACGGCGGCGGCTCCACGTCGAGCTGCGTCGTGTCGGCCGTCAATCCCGTCGGCAGGTGCGTCGCAATGGCGCCTGCCAGGTCGCGCCCCGTTGCTGTCGCGCCGAACAGCACGATCTCGGGCTTCGCTTCCTCGATCAGCTTCAGGCAGACCCGGCTATACGGCCGGGTTCTGTAGGTGCGAAGCTCCGGCGCTTCGCAGAGGAACACCCGGTCAGCGCCGTAATGCACGGCTTCCTCGGCGAGATGTGCGACATCATCGCCGAGGACGAGCGCCATGAGCGGCGCCTCCAGCTTCGCTGCCAGCTTCTTGCCTTCGCCTAAGAGCTGCCAGGATACTTTCTTAGCAGCTCCATCTCGCTGCTCCACAACGATCAGAACGCCCCGATATGCGGACCAATCGGGCATCCCTGTATCGGCTTGCTCCTGTGATTGTTCATTAGCCATCGTGTTAACCTCCTTGTTAAGTCCAATCCAACAAAGTCTGTATCTCCTTCGACCAGAGCTGATCAGCTAATTGTGCGGCAGCCGCTTCAGGCGAATCATAGGCAATCATTTGCGTTTTTACAGATTTGATTTCGGGTACCCATGTTTTCGAAACGATCGTCGGAGAGCCTTTGAGTCCAATTTTGGCCTTTTCCAAGTCAGGGAAATCAGCCGTCGTCCAAACCGTTGGCTTATACCGCGCCGCTCGCACCATTCCCGGCAGCGAAGCGCGCCTCACTTTATTCAACTCCTTGAGCGCTGTGATCAGAACAGGCATGCTTGTCTCAACGACTTCTACCCCATCTTCCAGAAGACGATGAACGCGAACTTTCCGATTCTCTTCATCCACATTGACAACTTTGTTAACATAAGTCAGCTGTTCCAAGTCCAATCGACAGGCTACACCAGGTCCAACTTGACCCGTATCGCCATCCAACGTCTGTTTTCCGCAAAACACAATATCCACTTGCCCCCAAGTCTCGGCAATCTTCTGAATCGTTCGGGCAACCACATAGGAAGTAGCCAGCGTATCCGCTCCGGCAAAGCCCCGATCCGTGACTAAGACAGCTTCGTCTGCGCCGAGCGAAATACATTCTTTCAAGCCCTTCTCCGCAGGCGGCGGCCCCATCGTTACCACCGTGATCCGTGCGCCGTGTTCATCCTTAATGCGAAGTGCTTCTTCGAGACCATGCATATCATAAAAATTGACAATACTCGGAACACCCTGCCTGATCAATGTATTGTTCTTAGGATCAATCCGAATTTCTCTGGAGTCAGGTACCTGCTTAATACACACAACGATATGCAGCATTTCTGCACCCTCCCGTTTATCGATATCTTCTGCTCACCTCTGGCCGAACTCACGAAGAACTTGTCATCATTGTGAATTTTGTCACTTAAATCACGAAATGGAAACCGCTTTCAAGTTGAATTCTTGGATATTAACCTACAACAATATATGCACTAAACTTGTTAACATGACACTTACTTTTGTCCAAGTCATCTGTAGACGCGC
Above is a genomic segment from Paenibacillus sp. HWE-109 containing:
- a CDS encoding DinB family protein, producing MLKRPNHEEYSPYFEGYISQVPEGDYQAFLQSQLDEIVAIYAQMTDEQALLRYAPGKWSLKELLGHITDTERVMSYRMLRIARGDTTNLPGFDQDVFIANAAFDDIAVADLLRDFQAVRQATFTLLTTIQEAAWPRLGVSNSSAMSARALAYIVAGHAQHHLNVIQARYI
- a CDS encoding alpha-galactosidase, which gives rise to MQISFEPTQGIFHLQNKQMSYVIQLIHQAYPAHVYWGRPIRPGQLGTIIQYKERCSFHPNPIVEDRKITFDTLPQEYPAYGTSDYREPAYQVALPNGSTITELVYENHRIIPGKPALEGLPATYVESDDEAQTLELELVDKLIGLRVFLSYTIFKDHAAITRSVRFVNEGSASLKLLRAYSASVDFEHGDFDLLQLSGAWVRERDIVRRPLAPGTLTVESRRGSSSHQHNPFVALLSKDAGEDHGDVYGFSLVYSGNFAAHAEVGPYGTARVSMGINSFDFSWLLESGQQFQTPEAVMVYSSEGLGNMSRSYHKLYRTRLSRGEFRDRVRPVLVNNWEATYFQFNADKIESIAKAGKELGIELFVLDDGWFGKRDSDNSSLGDWVVDKTKLPNGLEDLVARVNDLGLEFGLWFEPEMVSPDSDLYRKHPDWCLHVPDRRRTEGRQQLILDFSRADVCEEITAMIRRILQSAPITYIKWDMNRNMTEIGSAALPPERQRETAHRYMLGLYGVLEKLTTEFPHILFESCSGGGGRFDPGMLHYMPQTWTSDNSDAISRLKIQYGTSIVYPISSMGAHVSAVPNHQVHRNTSLEMRGDVAMSGNFGYELDLTVFTDEEKEIVKKQIADYKQLRPLVQFGDMYRLLSPFEGNETAWMIVSEDKSQAMVAYFRVLAEANAATKTLRLKGLNPEFDYQIAGIPGEYPGDHLLYAGLPVAGLHGDFQSKIWLLERKQ
- a CDS encoding ferredoxin family protein encodes the protein MSPCDISDKLFTIRYKCDDKSHLVIKDTQTCLNCTTKDCNYFCPSDVYEWEKILKITTVAYENCIECGTCRIACPSYNIDWVYPKGGYGMTYKFG
- a CDS encoding FAD-dependent oxidoreductase; protein product: MNEKFNAIVVGGGPAGAAAALTMARAGLSVVLLERGEFPGAKNIFGGVLYRKQIEELVPEFWKEKNFPMERYIVEQRIWMMGKESMVTFGHRNEAYKEPYNCFTGLRVKFDQWFAEKAVAAGAIPIYETVALDVIREGNRVVGVRTDREDGDLYADVVVIADGVNSLLGKAMGIHKEWMPDEVSLAVKEVIALPREKIEDRFGLEGDEGVTIEFMGETSLGMAGMGFLYTNKDTISLGVGVMVNHLRDKKVKPYAVLDAVKQHPMIRKLIQGGETKEYSGHLIPEGGFHSIPPLSGEGWCVCGDAAQLINFVHREGTNLAMTSGRLAGEAIVEAKERGDFSAVSLHAYDEKIKASFVHKDLQKYKGMHQFLKQQDPELLFDKLPRALNEAAYNMFLVDGITKADKQKMAMKLIKNAAGGTVNLMKLGYKGWRAMNG
- a CDS encoding electron transfer flavoprotein subunit alpha/FixB family protein, which translates into the protein MANEQSQEQADTGMPDWSAYRGVLIVVEQRDGAAKKVSWQLLGEGKKLAAKLEAPLMALVLGDDVAHLAEEAVHYGADRVFLCEAPELRTYRTRPYSRVCLKLIEEAKPEIVLFGATATGRDLAGAIATHLPTGLTADTTQLDVEPPPSRLLLASRPAFSEKMMATILCKQYRPQMATARAGVFQALPKDAAREGEIVRIEATMREEEIAAQVLDFLRETGKLNLEESEIIVAGGRGLGGPDAFGLLADLADALGGVVGASRAAVDAGWIGHEHQVGQTGATVRPKLYFAIGISGAVQHTVGMSHADVVVAINKDEKAPIFQFAHYGIVGDLFKIVPAIAEEIRQRRTLFGIKVGSAENSLSADALERSEAK
- a CDS encoding electron transfer flavoprotein subunit beta/FixA family protein, whose product is MLHIVVCIKQVPDSREIRIDPKNNTLIRQGVPSIVNFYDMHGLEEALRIKDEHGARITVVTMGPPPAEKGLKECISLGADEAVLVTDRGFAGADTLATSYVVARTIQKIAETWGQVDIVFCGKQTLDGDTGQVGPGVACRLDLEQLTYVNKVVNVDEENRKVRVHRLLEDGVEVVETSMPVLITALKELNKVRRASLPGMVRAARYKPTVWTTADFPDLEKAKIGLKGSPTIVSKTWVPEIKSVKTQMIAYDSPEAAAAQLADQLWSKEIQTLLDWT